The following nucleotide sequence is from Sebaldella sp. S0638.
ATAGGAATTCCACCACCCACAGCAGCTTCATATAAGAATAAAGAACAGTTACTTTTGGCAGATGAGAGAATCTCAGGCCCGTATTTAGCTACCAGTGCTTTATTGGCAGTTATAACGTGTTTTTTATTATTAAGAGCTTCCATAATTATATTTTTGGCTATAGTTTCTCCTCCGATTAATTCCACCACAATGTCAATTTCGGGATCTGAGATGATTTTTTTATAATCCTGAGTAAGTATAGCCTTATCAAAATTAAATGAAAATTCTCTATCAATATTTAGGTCACAGGCATATTTCACTTCAAGGTTCGCACCTGATTTTAGTTTTATATTTTCATTTTCAAGAGCCAGTATTTTCAGTACACCTTCACCTACAGTACCAAGCCCTATTATTCCTATTTTCATATGTTATTCCCCCAGATTGATAAATTTAGCATGAAGAGCTTTGACGGCTTTATCAATATCTTTTTCTTCAATGATACATGAAACATTTATTTCCGAAGCAGATATCATATCAATATTGATCTTGTTCTCAGCCAGTGTGTCAAATATAGCCGAAACTGTCTCGTAATGTGTTCTGAGTCCTACACCGATTACAGATACTTTGGCGATATTATCCTGATAAGCCAGTCCCGCAGCACCAAGATCCTCTTTTAAAGTTTCAGTTATTTTAACAGCTTCTTTCAGGTCAGCAGTTTTTACAGTAAATGATATATTGTTAAGATCTTTATTTATACTAGAACTTTGCAGAATAATGTCAGGATTAATTTTTGCCTTTGCCAGTGTGCTGAAAACTTTTGCAGCTGTACCTGGTCTGTCAGGTAATCCGAACAATGTTATTTTTCCTTCATTTTTAGAAGAAGTAACTCCTACTACTTGTGCCTTTTCCATTATTTCATCTCCTTTTTTTACTATAGTACCTGGAATATCCTCAAATGATGAACGCAGGTGAATATTAATATTATATTTTGCGGCTATCTCCACAGAACGCGGGTGAAGTACCTTTGCTCCCGAGGATGCCAGCTCGAGCATTTCCTGATATGATAT
It contains:
- a CDS encoding aspartate kinase, with the translated sequence MALIIQKYGGTSVANTERVKEVAKKVVKYKKEGHDVVVVVSAPAGMTDSLVKNAYEITSNPNKRELDMLLTTGEQISVALLSMAIYELGEKAISFNAFQIDFRTTSDHTKAEILNIDTKKIEEKLTGGNVVVIAGFQGVDENFDITTLGRGGSDTTAVALGAALHADEVEIYTDVDGVYTADPRVVDNPKKLKEISYQEMLELASSGAKVLHPRSVEIAAKYNINIHLRSSFEDIPGTIVKKGDEIMEKAQVVGVTSSKNEGKITLFGLPDRPGTAAKVFSTLAKAKINPDIILQSSSINKDLNNISFTVKTADLKEAVKITETLKEDLGAAGLAYQDNIAKVSVIGVGLRTHYETVSAIFDTLAENKINIDMISASEINVSCIIEEKDIDKAVKALHAKFINLGE